The following coding sequences lie in one Clostridiales bacterium genomic window:
- the scfA gene encoding six-cysteine ranthipeptide SCIFF, producing the protein MKHIKTVNAGTFKESLKKPGCKECANSCQSACKTSCTVANLACERQ; encoded by the coding sequence GAAACATATTAAAACAGTAAATGCAGGCACTTTCAAAGAGAGTTTGAAAAAGCCCGGATGCAAGGAATGCGCAAATTCATGCCAGTCGGCATGCAAAACATCTTGCACAGTTGCAAATCTTGCCTGCGAGAGGCAGTAA